The following are encoded together in the Daphnia magna isolate NIES linkage group LG8, ASM2063170v1.1, whole genome shotgun sequence genome:
- the LOC116935516 gene encoding ATP-dependent DNA helicase pif1-like, translating into MKEAAVFQMPAQLRQLYVDICVYCNPTDAATLFDANLNHLMEDFIRSGHDANVAKNLTLKWIQDKLRLNNKTMEEFSLPVPDFHLINQLIEAQMERNDDNVRQQKRLMGEMMLSQLNDGQRAAFDKIMAAVNDVTNTAHPRQYFLDGPGGTGKTFVYNTLINVLQGQGRQVIAVASTGIASTLLLDGATYHSQFKIYPPITETTRSKIEEGTYNAQMIRNACLIISDEATMKTNHALDAINHLFQTVMKNRVEPYGGKVLLLGGDFRQCLPVVRHGNRVQVVEATIINNVTWPNFHQLRLVQNMRTTAGSQDYADWLIELGNGILPQIPRLNNPDVIEIPQDFLNIQRNLVEHVFGDPSDLLQDGVVDSISNRAILCPKNEDCLRINNQIITEMPGALKIYRSIDTMDSEDPEEIANYPAEILNTFNVSGLPPHELKLKTGAFIILLKNIDSRKGLCNGTRLIIRELALNLIVADIAAGKNKGHTVFLPRMSMTPTDSDLPFKLKRLQFPVLVAFAMTINKSQGQTFDRVGIYLPEPVFSHGQLYVAFSRATSREGVKIECGESEKQGKLLKNIPDSSEQDKQRVFTRNVVYKEVLI; encoded by the coding sequence GTCTACTGTAATCCTACAGACGCCGCGACTCTGTTTGATGCCAACCTCAATCATCTCATGGAAGACTTTATTAGGAGTGGACATGATGCCAATGTAGCCAAAAATCTAACGCTGAAATGGATTCAGGACAAGCTACGTctaaacaacaagacgatggAAGAATTTTCCTTGCCGGTTCCTGACTTCCATCTCATCAACCAACTGATTGAAGCCCAAATGGAAAGAAACGACGACAACGTAAGGCAACAAAAGCGATTGATGGGTGAAATGATGCTGTCTCAACTCAACGACGGTCAACGGGCGGCCTTTGATAAAATCATGGCTGCTGTCAACGATGTCACCAACACCGCACATCCAAGACAGTATTTCCTAGACGGCCCTGGAGGAACGGGCAAAACTTTTGTCTACAACACTCTCATCAATGTTCTCCAGGGCCAAGGAAGACAAGTCATCGCAGTGGCTTCGACGGGGATCGCGTCGACTTTGTTGCTGGATGGTGCGACTTACCATTCGCAGTTCAAGATCTACCCTCCAATTACAGAGACGACACGATCAAAAATCGAAGAAGGCACCTATAATGCGCAAATGATTAGGAACGCGTGTCTCATCATCTCAGACGAAGCCACAATGAAGACCAACCACGCTCTCGACGCAATCAATCATCTGTTCCAAACGGTGATGAAAAATCGTGTCGAACCCTACGGCGGTAAAGTTCTCTTGCTCGGCGGTGATTTCAGACAGTGCCTGCCCGTTGTCCGACATGGAAACAGAGTCCAAGTCGTTGAAGCCACCATCATCAATAACGTGACTTGGCCAAATTTCCATCAACTTCGATTGGTGCAGAACATGCGCACCACAGCTGGCAGTCAAGATTACGCAGATTGGCTCATCGAGCTCGGAAATGGAATTCTCCCTCAAATACCGAGGCTTAACAACCCAGATGTCATCGAAATTCCACAAGACTTTCTGAACATTCAACGTAATTTAGTTGAACACGTCTTTGGAGACCCATCAGATCTCTTGCAAGATGGAGTGGTTGATTCAATTTCGAATCGGGCAATTTTATGCCCCAAGAATGAAGATTGTCTTCGGATAAACAACCAAATCATCACAGAGATGCCTGGCGCACTGAAAATTTATAGGAGCATCGACACCATGGATTCAGAGGATCCAGAGGAAATTGCCAACTACCCTGCGGAAATATTAAACACCTTTAACGTTTCTGGACTTCCTCCGCACGAATTGAAACTGAAAACTGGAGCATTCATCATTCTTCTCAAGAACATTGACTCGCGAAAAGGACTGTGCAACGGTACGAGGTTGATCATCAGGGAACTTGCGCTCAATTTGATAGTAGCAGATATCGCGGCTGGAAAAAACAAAGGACACACTGTTTTTCTACCACGCATGTCCATGACACCAACTGACTCTGACTTGCCGTTTAAACTCAAGCGATTGCAGTTCCCCGTACTTGTGGCTTTCGCCATGACCATCAACAAGTCGCAGGGACAGACTTTCGATCGAGTCGGCATCTACCTTCCGGAACCTGTTTTCAGCCATGGCCAACTGTATGTCGCATTTTCGCGAGCCACATCAAGAGAAGGTGTGAAGATCGAGTGTGGTGAGTCCGAGAAACAAGGAAAGCTTCTCAAAAATATTCCAGATTCATCGGAACAAGATAAGCAACGAGTTTTTACGAGGAACGTCGTCTATAAAGAAGTACTCATCTGA